Below is a genomic region from Sander vitreus isolate 19-12246 chromosome 15, sanVit1, whole genome shotgun sequence.
gtacaatgacaaatcaAGTACAAAATGTATGTAGAATATTGTCACTGCCATAACGGCTTCCTATTGTGTTAAAGTTTTAGTGGATGTGTTTGGTTTATGGTACCCTTTGTAAATGTATAATACTTTGAAATTAAGGTATTTTGAGCACTTTAGTTTGATATTAAGGTACATTGACTAACTTAgttcatttatttacttatgAATATGTATAATTGTATCCTAAGAATGTGAAGCATACTAATTGTTGGATTATATTTTATATGCACTAACTTTGTGCTCCCATTTCTGTTAGCAGAACCTCAGGTTCACATATTTAGTCTGAAGTGAATAAGGGCCCTGTGCATTGTTGTGCCTTCAACCGATCACAATAAGGTTCAGTAAACTGATACTGGGGTCCTGTCAAATGCATTCTGACCGATGTACTGAAGATAATGTTCATACCAAGAATCAGCAGATGCAGTTCATTAAACTTCCTCCAGTTTAGTGAAAATCAAAAGAAACAAAGTTAGATTTCTGTTGGCTAGACTATTAACATATATGAATTATTTCTGTTGGATCACTTTGTTCAGTTTGTTGCATTTGTGGATTTTAAATTGATTGAGTTCTAACATCTTTCCAGCCACAATTCTGGAGAAATTCATCATCGTACTTTAGTCAAGAACATTTACAGATCTAGTGTAACATGCAGCTGAGTTCTCATGAATCAAACtttaaacacactcacacttccTCACACCAGGTCTCAGTCTCTGCAGTCCATCATGTCCCGTTCTGCAGGAAGAAAAAGTCAGAACCAACTTCATTTAACCAACAGCCTGAcagactgaaaacacacacacacacacacacacacacacacacacgcacacacacacacacacacacacacacagaactcaAAAAATTAGTTTCAAGTTAGTCGTATACATCCGTCCACTGTTTAAAATGGAGCGTAGTGTTGGTTCAGGCAGATCTTTTTTTCACAGCTGTGTTTGGTAGAAACACTCTGATTAAGAAGAAATCCTAAAACTGACCGACATGCCCCCTGTGAAGGAGGGAGGTTTGGAAGACTAGGAGGAAAACTAaccaagtacttttacttgagtacaatattcTAGTACTCTTCCACCTCTGTCTGACTGACACATGCAGGCCCATATAAATCCACAGCCTGTTGAACAAGATTTTTGGTCCCCTAAAATATGGGATTTGTCCATAATTCCTGCATAGTCCATTCAACATAGCTGTGATTACTCTGAAACTGCAATTTCAGCGCATAATCATTAGTTCATTTAAAACTTATTGCCAAAATCACAAAATTGtgtcattgtacagtacatatacatATGAACCTAACTGTATATCCAGTTTACGTGCCGTGTTGCAACTATTAGGTGCTTGAAACCATTGCATCTCCACACTGATGTCATGCCACCGACAGTTCTCAATGAACTGATTACCTGAGGGTGCGTTTATGGCTCTTACAATGAAAGGTTTGTTCATGCAGAGTCATTCAGTTAGTGTGTCTAtgaactgaggacagagcttcacaTTTTCTCTCTGAAAGGTTGGCCTGTAGTCAGTCCATTTAATAACacatatataaagaaaataacAGCTCAGAGGGTCATGTTTTTCAAATAAGTGAAAACTAACCTGAGAgtttccagtctgcagtgtggaCTCTTCAGTCCAGCCAACAGCTGcttcactcctgaatcctgcaccttgttgttactcaggtccagctctctcagactaaaggactgggagctgagaactgaggacagagcttcacagcttctctctgagaGCTTACAGTCACACAACCTAAAAAGGATATTCAGACAGTCCATTTAATAATTGATAAATTAAGAAAAATAGAGCTTAGGTAGTATTCTTTTTCCAATAAAAGGTAAAATAACCTGAGAgtttccagtctgcagtgtggaCTCTTCAGTCCAGCTGATAGCTGcttcactcctgaatcctgcagctcgttgttactcaggtccagctctctcagactagaggactgggagctgagaactgaggacagagcttcacagcttctctctgacaggttacagccactcagtctgaagaggattcAGCAAAACATGAGAAAAGAATTAcaaacaatgtttatttttttctgaatgaaGAAAAGCTCCATTTAATCTGGATAGTTGTGTGTGCACGTACAGGGCTTTGTTGGAGGCTTTGACTACTGGCAGCAGCCTCAGAAGAGCCTCCTCTGAAGCAGAGTATTTCTTCAGGTCAAACATGTCCAGATCTTTTTCTGATGACAGTAAAATGAAGACCAGAGCTGACCACTGAGCAGGAGACAATTTATCTGTGGAGAGACTTCCTCAGGGACTGTTGGATCTGCTCCACTAGAGAACaatcattcagttcattcagacagagggacagattGATGCTTCTCTCTGCAGACAGATTCTCACTGATCTTCTTCTTGATGTACTCAACTGTTTTCTGATTGGTCTTTGAgctacttcctgtctgtgtcaaCAAACCTCGTAGGAGACTCTCATTGGTCGGCAGTGAAAGACCCAGGAAGAAGCGGAGGAATAAGTCCAGGTGTCCATTTGGACTCTGTAAGGCCTTGTCCACAGCACTCTTGTAGAAAGCTGATGGTTCAGGTTTGTTTCTGAAGAGAAACCACCACCAGGATGTTGTTTGTTCTTCTGTCAGCAGGTTGACTCCAGAGTTGATGAATGTCAGATGGACATGAAGAGCAGCCAGACACTCCTGAACACTCAGATGGACAAAGCAGAACACCTTGTCCTGGTACAGTCCTCTTTCCTCTTTAAAGATCTGTGTGAACACTCCTGAGTACACTGAGGCTGCTCTGATATTGATGCCACACTGTCAGGTCTGATTCATACAAAATCAGATTGCCTTTCTGCACCTGCTCAAAAGCCAGTTTTCCCAGAGACTGCATCATCTTCCTGCTCTCTGGACTCCAGTGTGGATCTGTCTCAGCTCCTCCATCATACTTGATGTTCTTCACTTTGGACTGAACCACCAGGAAGTGGATGTACATTCCAGTCAGGGTCTTGGgcagctctcctccctctctggtcTTCGACACGTCCTCCAGAACTgtagcagtgatccagcagaagattgggatgtggcacatgatgtggaggcttcgtgatgtcttgatgtgggagatgattctgctggcctgctcctcatctctgaaTCTCTTCCTGAAGTACTCCTCCTTCTGTTGGTCAGTGAAGCCTCTGACCTCTGTCACCATGTCAACACACTCAGgagggatctgattggctgctacAGGTCACGTGGTTAtccagaggcgagcagagggaaGCAGTTTCCCCCTGATGAGGTTTGTCAGCAGCACATCCACTGAGGTGGACTCTGTAGCATCAGTCAGGATCTCAGTGTTGTGGAAGTCCAGAGGAAGTTGACACTCATCCAGACCGTCAAAGATGAACACGACCTCTTCAAACCTGCAGATTCCTGCATCTTTGGTTTCACTAAAGAAGCAATCAACAAGTTCCACCAAGCTGTACTTTTCCTCTTTCAGCACATTCAGCTCTCTGAAAGTGAATGGAAATGTGAACTGGATGTCCTGGTTGGCTTTGTCTTCAGCCCAGTCCAGAGTGAACTTCTGTGTTAAGACTGTTTTCCCGATGCCAGCCACTCCCTTTGACAtcactgttctgattggttcatctCTTCCAGACGAGGCTTTAAAGATGTCTTCTTGTCTGATTGTTGTTTCTGGTCTGTCTGGTTTCCATGCTGTTTTAATCTGTCTGACCTCATGTTCATCATTGACCTCTGCAGTCCCTCCCTCTAGATGTAGCTCTCTGTGAACATCTGATTCAGAACAGTTGGGTTTCCTGCTTTAGCAATCCCCTCAAACGCACACTGGAACTTCTTCTGCAGCTTAGATTTAAGTTTACGCTTACCACCCGCAGCAGGACTTCCTGAATGAACACACAACAAAGCAGATCAATAACAATATAAgaacatatttcaacatttgcTCAGAGAATGAGGATGATTGAGAATGATTTTGCTTAATCTCTGGAGACATTAGTTAAGGTCCCATTTATCCAGCATGTTAAATCTTTAGAGAAATCCTCTTACTGCTCTGCAGATGGTCAGCCAGCTCCTCCTGCTTCATTCTCCTCAGGAAGTGCAGTGTGATCTTCAGAAATGCctctctgctgctcctcctctgctcttcatCCTCACCATCCAacacctcctcatcctccttctGACTCTCTAAGCATTCTGGGTAATCTGGACTCAGAACCTTCTGGATCTTCTTCAGCTCGTTCTTCACAAAAGTACCGATGCCCTCCTGCAGCAGCTTGAACAGAAGATTATATGAATGAGAAATCAAACTGAAATCATGGAAGCAAACATCAGATCCATGTTGGACAGACTGACAATCCACTGGTCAAAAAAGTGCAGCATGGAGATGATTGTGAACATTATAGGTGTAAAAGTAGTTGTTGTACATGTACAGACCATAAATATGGAGTCCAGGTGTGTTTGATGCTGCTGGGCAGACTGACCACTGGGAACTTCTGAGCTCTCCTGGTTCACTCTGTGGAGGAATCAGGAAGAATTagctggtaacactttataataatggtacatgaatgatcatgaattcatgcatgactacatgcatgaaaaagcatgaattcagtcatgtagtacttcatgaactatcaTTAATATACATGGATTTatagtatctcatgcatgacttaatgcaggaacaatacgtttattaatgcattaattaaggtatttgaatcatcatgacttctgatttattaatgatgttcatgtcttcttcatcAGGTAAATTTGTAGTTAAAGTGACAGAACAAAAAACTGTCCAGTCACAGCAGTGTACATATATTCTAATGAATTATAGtgttgtaatcatgattaactaaatattacttcttcattacttcatcatgtttgtggcccctgaaataaagtgctgacctggACCAGTCACAGCAGTGTACATATATTCTAATGAATTATAGtgttgtaatcatgattaactaaatattacttcttcattacttcatcatgtttgtggcccctgaaataaagtgctgacctggACCAGTCACAGCAGTGTACATATATTCTAATGAATTATAGtgttgtaatcatgattaactaaatattacttcttcattacttcatcatgtttgtggcccctgaaataaagtgctgacctggACCATCTTTAATattgataaataagatatgattaaTGGTGGCTTATGCAGCAATCATCTTTGTGACCCCTCAAATAAAGTCAGCCCTTCTGTTTATTTAGGCATCacagttttgttttataaattaCAAAAATTAAACTGTAATTGTGGActtaaattatgaattatttagttGGAAGAATTTTACGTATAATGCAGTATTATCTTAAAGCTCAAAAACCATTTAAGACAACTCATTCATGATATTATCAAACTTTAATTCATACTCTAAAGCCAACAAGATGTAAATTTCACATACCATGTCACATAAAAAAGCAATAACATTTGTCAAACATGGAAAATCACAACAATTTTATATTGTTAAATCAGTTATTTCAACGGAACcacaaaaaacagaaagcaCTGAAATAGCTAAATACACTCAATTACTCTAAACAATTTGACTTCTCTACCTCCTGAGACAAAATTTCCTTTAAAGTGTATAGTAACTCCTAAGGTCTGTGACTCATATGTAATGATAATTGATGAGAGGCACACACAATGTTCTTTATATCTGAAGCCAGTCAGCTCTCTGGGGTTCTATCAGGGAAACATGACCCGAATGTCCTTCAGTAAACGACCAAGAGGTCCTTTCCTATGCCTGTTTCCAAGCCAGTAAGTCCATTCTATAACTGCAAGATGCTCTTTCAAAAGTTTCTCAGTTCTGTTTCCCCTAAGCCGCCAAATTATTGATTTGTATGTTAACCATGCCCTCTCTAGCTGCTGAGTGTGAGCTCCAGTAACAGGATCAACAAACCACCTTGAATGATTCACGGTGAAGTGTGTATAACCCAAATTGGTGAGAGCACACCTATATGCCCTCCACTCATCACTAATGATTACTGTCCAAGGGTGTACATGCTTCACCACCAATGGAAGTAAATGGTTGCGGGACCGCCTCTCCACCAGCTTCAGTAAAGGTCTTCGATGTTTTCCTTTTACTCCAAGCATTCCAAAAACCCAGTTCTTGCGCCTCCAAGTGTTGGATATTCTACCACGACcatactgtaaatacaacaAGTAAACTCTTTAACACTTCACCATTGGTACCATTCTGTATTAGTGATACAGCTTGATGCCATGACTTTACTATTTTTATTTACCACTTTCAGTGTATCTTACAGATGGAAAATGTGCAAGGGAATATtgtaaataaatttaaatataGCTTTAATTAATTATGGAGTAATTGTGTACTGTAAACTGTGTTCAGTAAATCAATCAAAATAagcaacattgaaaaaaaatattctttgcGCTGCTCTTTATTACTCTCTATCTGAATGCTGAGCAATTTTACACATTCCTGATTAAAACTATGACTTTGCTTTTCACAATCACTACAAACTAAATGGTAGTTTGAACCAAGAAGTAGAACTATAAGTTGCAGTTACTTAGGGTTTGGGTTAAATGCTTCTGGTCCAAGCAGGCACCGAATCTGGTACTGAGGCTGACCACTTGTACGTCACAGTTTTCAGTTTTGGACTCTTTGTTGAAATTACAATCTCTCTCATAAATTGTTCTTATCTTGCTTGTGCCATGACATCACAATGCTAAGAAGTTTGCAGACTGACACACCTGCTGTATACAATCTGCAGCACAGGTAAACCAGATAGTTTAGACTTCATTTAGCCACAAACTGCCTACCTTTCGTTTATGGCGAAAGTTGCTCTCGTCTATGACAACAAACTCCCTTTCATCACCTAGGCGTTGTCCATGAAGCGTTTCATGTCGCTTCATTGCATGTCTGCAGACTCTTCTTGCACAGGATGCCATCTTTGAGAGTGTTGTTGAGCTTTTTGCTATGCCATCTGTCTTCATGTCAACCTGCCTCAGTCGCAA
It encodes:
- the LOC144529928 gene encoding uncharacterized protein LOC144529928 translates to MKLKKKHNSTDVYRWVCRHKSHRGRKITKTIRTGSVFENSKCSFISWMKSFYRFSQGLRLRQVDMKTDGIAKSSTTLSKMASCARRVCRHAMKRHETLHGQRLGDEREFVVIDESNFRHKRKYGRGRISNTWRRKNWVFGMLGVKGKHRRPLLKLVERRSRNHLLPLVVKHVHPWTVIISDEWRAYRCALTNLGYTHFTVNHSRWFVDPVTGAHTQQLERAWLTYKSIIWRLRGNRTEKLLKEHLAVIEWTYWLGNRHRKGPLGRLLKDIRVIVNQESSEVPSGQSAQQHQTHLDSIFMLLQEGIGTFVKNELKKIQKVLSPDYPECLESQKEDEEVLDGEDEEQRRSSREAFLKITLHFLRRMKQEELADHLQSRSPAAGGKRKLKSKLQKKFQCAFEGIAKAGNPTVLNQMFTESYI